Proteins found in one Sulfuricurvum sp. IAE1 genomic segment:
- a CDS encoding L,D-transpeptidase, translating into MFKSILSFIASFVCSSEQLVVVVSNDINATSGVMQRYEKRGEWEKVGERVPVTLGRGGMGYASLKEPLKREGDGRTPLGVFEITSAFGYSETGRSKLPYLYADETLICVDDPQDGRYNTIIRLEGEAPKSFERMRREDDVYRHGAVIGYNPAGEKGRGSCIFLHLNHADGHPTSGCTAMNEADLVALLEWLDAQKKPKIVQIPKNECGNFKKEFEGIECD; encoded by the coding sequence ATGTTTAAAAGTATTCTAAGTTTTATCGCCTCCTTCGTTTGCTCTTCCGAACAGCTGGTCGTGGTGGTGTCGAACGATATCAATGCGACGAGCGGCGTCATGCAGCGATACGAGAAACGCGGTGAGTGGGAGAAAGTAGGAGAGCGTGTTCCGGTGACGCTGGGGCGCGGCGGTATGGGATATGCCTCTCTCAAAGAGCCGCTCAAGCGCGAAGGGGACGGTAGAACGCCGCTGGGGGTCTTTGAAATCACCTCCGCTTTCGGATACAGCGAAACAGGGCGTTCCAAGCTTCCCTACCTCTATGCGGACGAAACGTTGATCTGCGTCGACGATCCGCAGGACGGGCGTTACAACACGATCATCCGCCTCGAGGGGGAAGCTCCGAAAAGTTTCGAACGGATGCGGCGCGAGGACGACGTGTACCGTCACGGTGCGGTGATCGGTTACAACCCCGCGGGAGAAAAAGGGCGCGGCTCGTGCATTTTTTTGCATCTCAATCACGCCGACGGCCATCCGACCTCGGGGTGTACGGCGATGAACGAAGCCGATCTGGTCGCATTGCTGGAGTGGCTGGATGCCCAGAAGAAACCGAAGATAGTGCAGATTCCTAAAAACGAATGCGGAAATTTTAAAAAAGAGTTCGAGGGGATCGAGTGCGATTGA